CCCCACGAAGGCGTCCAATGGGACTGGAAACGGCCATCCAGCCACCCAGCCCCCGCTTCAGCATTCGAACAGCTACAGCGGCAGTCCGGTGACCCGGCCGCGGTTCTCCGCCGAAAAGGAGCCGGACCAGGAGAGGGAACCGGAACCGAACTCGGCGCCACCCCAGCCAGCGAAGGCGCCGCGCTTTGAGGCTTACATGATGACCGGCGACCTCATCCTCAACCTGTCCCGGACACCGCAGACCAGCAACCCCTTGCCTGTGCAGACCAAGAAGGTAACGAGTCTCTCAAGCCACCTAGTTGGACTTTTAATCGATTTTGAATTGTTTAGGTGGACAGCCTCCGGGACTCCCCCTGCCGGCTGGCCAATCCGCGGGTCAACGGAGCTCTAGCACCGCGTGCCTCTGGCGAATCCTCCCCCACGTCGTCCTCTTCGGTGGACTCGCCAACCAACACCAGTTCGGATTCGATAAAACGGGATGGGAAGCTGCAGCggaagcagcagaagcagcagcccctacagcagcagcaacagcgggACAGCATCAACAACAGCTACAACCGCAAGGACTCGCTGACCAACGACACGCTGCTGATGTGCGAGGAGTTGGAGCGGGACGAGGAGGGGGAGCAGCGATACCATCGCCAGCAGCAGAACACACAACGCTACGAGTACTACCAAAACGAGGACGAGCTGGAGGAACAGGAGGAGGGCGAGGCGGAGGAGGAGCGAGAGGAGGACCAGACGCACTACGGCATCACCAACATCGAGACCTACCAGAGCGGACTGGGGCGCGGCGATGAGGACGACAGCGACCGCCAGTGTCTGGTggatgacgacgacgacgacgagccATACGACGAGGAGGAGAACGATGCCGGCGACGAGGACTACTCGACCAACTCACTGGGCTCTGGCTCCGCCAAGCAGAGGCTTAGAGCTCTGAAGCAGCGCACAGCCAACCGCCACCAGCAGCGGGCACGAGACGCCGTCGACTGTGCCGCCCGGTCCGGCTCGGGTTCATCGTCCACGACCGTCAAGAGCGAAGCGGGCGGCCTGGCCCTGGACGAGATCTCATTCTCAGTGCCAACCTCGCCCATTTCGCTGTCGACGCCCTTGATAGACAAGGAGACGGCCAACTCGGTGCCCACCAGTCCAGAACCGAGCTCGCTGGCCCCAGAATCGAGCAGTGGAGCCGGCGCGGGAGCAGGAGCCGGTACTGGAGTCGTGGTGCGGCGACACAATGGGCACGTGGTGCGCAAGTGCGATGCCGCCGGATTCCGGACCAGCAAGTCCGAGGACCATTTGCAGCAGATCCAGCGCGAGGGCATAGCCGCCGTGATACCCATAGACATTGATGAGGACGTGAATAGCTCGCTGAACACGCTGCTGGACACGCGCCAGGACTCGGAAGACTCGCAGGTGAGGCGTCGAAGGAAGAAGCCCTGCAGATCCACAGGATAGTCCCCGGGATAGCGCTAGATAGAGCCAATGTCGAATTGTTAGCCAGATCTCCCCCAGAACACTCGACACTCGTAGTTGATGAGTTGAAACCCGCTCCCCGTTTGAAGTTCAAGTGCTTTTGTAGAGTTCGGTTTTTAGTTAACTGGTTTCTGTAAACTGTAAACTGTAACCTGTAAATgttgtgtctgtgtgtgtgttagccaTGCATAATTGTATACCTCATCTAGTCATAGAGTCATCTAGCCATCTAGTCATAGCATCCAATCATACCTAGCCCAAGTCATTGTGTAGCATTCCCCATTGTATTCTTGCCTCACTTGTTACTTTGAACTTCCTCCTACTTACTACTTAACTCTGTCTATCTTACTATCTTACTATCTTGTTTCGTGTTTCTTTCCTCTTTTCGTTTTCTCTGTTCTACGTTCTCTGTTCTGGTTTCCTACTTTGTTGACTCTTCTCGCAATTTATGATATTGTCCCCCGTGAGCTTTCTAGTCGATGGCCACTGTAATTGTAAACAACTCGTCGGCGTTGAACAACAACGAGCGTGAGCCGAACAACAATCCCTCCAGCCAGAGCAACACTTCCagttgcaacagcaacaccagtagcagtagcagcaacaataacaccagcagcagcagcagcatcagcgaCAACATCAGCCGATCTGCAACGGTGGCAACAGCAACCATCTGTGCCACCAAAGCAACGATGAACTGCAGCAGCAAACTAAActatattttatgtaaaaagGTTGCCATTTGCATAGTTGGCATGCTGATTAAAGTGACTTTTGATTTCGGTTTCGTTCGATTTGTGCCAGTTTTGAGTTCTTGCCTGCGCTTGGATAACTTTTGTATGTAGACGAAGCCAGACCTTCGACACAGCAACGCTTCTCAGACATCCAACACACAAACATGCATACACAGACACCAAACATCCAGCTTCCAGCACCCGGAAATTTTGTTAGGATATCTACCTATCGAGATCTGATAAGAGCATAGAGCATATTTTAATATTCGGCAATATGTATACACATCTTAAGGTGCTTCTGTTTTCACTTTCCAAATCAAAGCTCGGCCAACTACCTTTGCTGGTAGTGTCATCTATTTTTGAATGAAAACGGAAGCACCTGCTGCCACTTCTATATCGCATTCCTTTGCCTTTCTCTCATCACTAATATTTGATCTATCGACCATCCTAGGCCTCGGATCGGGATCGCATTGTATGGACCTATAATGCACCTTTGGCGCCGCATCAGTTGGCCGCCCTCcagcgacagcagcagcagcaagagCAGCAGTTCCAgcaccatcagcagcagctccagcaacagcacctccagcagcaacagcaactccagcagcagcaacaacaccagcagcagcaattcTACGGTCAGCAATCGCATTCAAATTCACATTCAAGTTCCATTAGCTCGTCCGTGGGCAGTCCGGCATCGCCCACGTCGGTGTCCTCGTCGGTGATGTCGTCGTCGGGCTCCAAAGGCGCCCTGGGCAGTAGTAGTAATGGCCCGGTTGccctgcagcagcaacagcaagggGAACGAGAACAGGGCGGCCAGTCCGTACAGCCGCCCAACGGAATTCCCGGTCTGCTGAGCTGCCCAGGGAACAATGGTGCTGGCAATGGTAGTGGCGGTGGTGGTAGTATTGGTGTCGGTGTCCATGTCGGTGGTGGTGATCAGAGCGTTTCAGAGGCCATTTCGAATATATCTAGTCCCGACTACCAAGACGACGATAATTTATTAAGTTCTCGCGATATTCTAGGCGGCATGGTACTGAGCGATCCCAGCGACTCGGACTCCACCATTCTCGTCTCGGACGCGGCCGCGCTGCAGCGCCAGCAGATGAAGCAGCAGCTGCGCGCCCAGCAACAGAGGGAGAAGGAGCGGGATCGCGACCGCGACCAATCCGAGCACAAGGTGGTGATCCAAGTGCGCGGCTTGGACAGCAaccacagcaacagcagcggccGCTCCGATGACGATGTGGTCACCCTGACGGATGAGCCGATCGGGACGAATCCCGTGGGCTTGCGGGATGGCTCGCCGCCCGTATCTGACGACGGCAGCGATGTGGAGTCCCTGCACTCGTACCACTACTCGCCGAAGGCCGTGGACTTGCCCTCGGCCATTCGTCTGGCCAAAAGACTGTACTCCCTAGACGGTTTCAAGAAGAGCGACGTGTCGCGGCACCTCAGCAAAAAGTAACTAGCATTTAAGATATGCTCCTCATAGTCCTGACTAATGGAATTCCTTTCTAGCAATGATTTTAGTCGAGCTGTGGCCGATGAGTATTTAAAGCACTTCAACTTCAAGGAAAAGTCCCTGGACCAGGCTTTGCGCGAGTTCCTGCAGCAGTTCTCGCTCTCCGGCGAGACCCAGGAACGGGAGCGGGTCCTCGTGCATTTCTCCAAGCGCTTCCTCGACTGCAATCCTGGCACGTTCAACTCGCAGGACGCCGTCCACACGCTGACCTGTGCCATAATGCTGCTGAACACGGATCTGCATGGCCAGAACATGAACCGCAAGATGAGCTGTGCCGAGTTTGTGGACAACCTGGTGGATCTTAACGACGGCGAGAACTTCCCCAAGGACATACTCAAGTATCTGTACCAGGCCATCAAAACTAAGCCGCTGGAGTGGGCGCTGTAAGTTTGAGGTTCTAAGACTTGGGACTGATTCTAAGAAAAGATAATCGTTTCAGAGATGAGGAGACAGTGGATATGCAGCAGCAAAGAGCCCACAACGCTGCTCTGACCAATGTGGGGGAGAATCCCTTCCTCGATCCACCTGAATCGGCAACTGCAGTGGAGTACAAGAAAGGCTATGTGATGCGAAAATGCTGCTATGATAGTAACTTTAAGAAAAGTGAGTGATGTAGGCAGGTTATTTATGAACTTAGATACTAAACTTTTATGTTTGTTCCCACAGCTCCCTTTGGTAAACGCTCCTGGAAGATGTTGTATTGCACTCTGCGCGATCTAGTGCTCTATCTCCACAAAGATGAGCATGGTTTTGGCAAGAGTCAAGTGAGTGGAACCAAGACAAACTTTAACAAAGCCACTATAACTCCAATTCAATCCACAGATGTCCGACAATCTGCACAATGCAATACGCATCCACCACGCACTGGCCACCACAGCCAACGACTATACTAAGAAGCAACATGTGTTCCGCCTGCAGACTGCCGACCAGGCCGAGTATCTGTTCCAGACCAGCGATTCCAAGGAACTGCAGTCGTGGATAGAGACGATTAACTACGTGTGTGCCGCCATTTCAGCGCCACCGCTCGAAGGCGGAGTGGGCAGCCAGAAGAGGTTCCAACGCCCGCTCTTGCCCAGCAAGCAGTCCAAACTGATGCTGGTATGTGAACGACGCTTTTCTTTGAGGATTATTGTTAACTAGTAGGGTCTCATTCGCAGAAGGAGCAGTTGGAGTCCCATGAGCAGCAACTGGCTCAACTGGAGCAGGATCTCAACGAGCACAAGAGGGGCCCGATTCCCAGTAAGGGGCTTCCTCTCCAGAACTACAAGGAAAAGGAAAGCTACTTGCAGTACGAAGTAAGTTAGCTACCAAGTCTTGGAAGATAGTTGCTGCTAATTGTATTTTTGACCCATCCAGCTACGTCGCTATCGCACATATGTGAGCATTCTGAGCGCCAAGCTGCTGGAGGATCAACAACAGCTGGAACTGCAGGCGCAGAAGCCATCGCCGGCAGCGCTCGAGGAAGAGGCCGACACATTCCCAGTGGGCACCACCACGCCGCAAAGTATTATCCTACAGCAACCGAAGGAGCAGGCGCCAAAGgagccgcagcagcaacagccagCGAACAGGTACAGTCAGCACCAGCGTGCTAGCGGAAGCAGCTCCTCGTCCTCCACGTCCGGCAATGTGCAGCAGGACATTGGCTGACGCGTAATGGGAGTTTTCTCAGCTTGTGTGGTTTAAAGCAGTCTCTCTCCTAACCATCTCTGTTCCTATCTGTTGTatcctttatattttttgcctTGATTTCTTGTCGCTTTAGTTGTTTGTGTGCTTTTGTGCTTGTGTGCTTCCCCCAAAAATCCTTTATTGTTGTGTTGTTCGTTCCGCAGCTATCGCCGGGTGTCAGTCCCGACCAATGTCGGCTGGAAGAAGCTGTTCTGGGACTCGATATCCTGCTGTGTTTTCTTGTGTTGCTGGCATTATTGTGATATTCTCACTCCTCTGTAAATATAATTCGTGTGCgtgtttttctgtttgttgttttgcatTTCACCCGAGTCACGTTGCAACATCCTCACCACCCCAGGCTTTAATTTCAATAGTTCTTTAAGATACATAGATACTGGACCCAGACTTAAGCGTTGCGTGTAGGCAATTAAAACCACAACAAGATCCCCTAATGTAATTAGTTCTTATGTGAAtaatggttttattttgaaagCAACCACACAACATGCTGTGAAAACTCAATTGATAACCTAGGAACCTAGAATAACAAACCAAAAGAAGCCCAGAGGAAGCGTTATAGCGTTCAATCTGATCAAAGATTCGAATAGTTAACTATAGAAAACTGTTTTTTGTAGCACTTGTAGCAAATCAGAGTTTTTGGCGTTAAATATATACAGAAGAAAATGTATTTAGAAACGAAATTGAACGAAGAATTGTAGAAAACACAAATGTGGTTCAGTAGTAGCTAACGTTTACCGTTTAAACCTAAGCTAAAAGCAttctaaatatacatacactCGTCGTACTCTTGCATCCGGATATAATGTTATACAAGTTTTACAAGCCCGCACTCATCCCACACCTCCACAGATAGACTTACAATTCAATGAAGCTTGTATGATAAGAGCCCAGGACTCATCCCATTGATACACCTCTGTACCACATCATGATAACCAAGCGACATTATGTGACCCCtaggtggaaaaaaaaatgaatctAAATTCCCCCAACCGTTGCTGTTACCTGTTAATCCCCACGCCCGTTCAATTCCGTTACTGCGTTCCATTCAAAAGCAATTGAAAAGCAAAACCCAAATGGAAGAATTCTTCAATCTTACAGATGGCTCGATGTCTTCTGCTGCTGTAGCCCACTCTGGCGGCACTTGCTCTATTCGAAAAGCCATTAGCCAACTTAGTAACAGCAACAGCCAGCGCACATGCAAACACTACTCCGGAGGCTAGCGATCCGGTCCAAGAGGTTCTCCTTGTAAATGCCCTGACCCGTTTTAAATGTGAGCAAGCTACTGCCAAATCTCAATGTTAATTGTTAACTCTTCAGTGTCTAGCTTGGCTTACAGCGAACCTATACAAACCACTctcaaccaaccaaccaaccaaccaccaACCACTTGACAtactatttttgttttgaatcaCAATTGCTAACCTCGCTTATCGTTCTACACTTGCAGAAaagagaagaaaaagaaataattacgTTTCGTTTCGCTCTTGATTTCGATCATTTCAAAACCCGCATACACACACTATCCTCACTCTCCTCCACATGCATCCTGACCATCGTGGTAAGTGCGACGCCAAACTATTCCTCATCCGGCCATCTGACTTAtgcaactttttgttttttccaaCCAGAAAAGCAGGCTATGCCCAAGATTGAATTGAATACTCCACAATGCCACGCGGAATCCGCCGGAGAGAcccacaaaaattaatatatactaCGACACGCATCCACACTCGCATACTCAGCACCACTCACCACAACACCACTCACAGGGACGAACACAACAAAAAGGGGGAGGTGCACCACCCAACACTCACTCACGCGCCGCGGCTGTGCCGTTTCTGCCACTGAAGAATTTCGGAATCTGTGCACTTTTCAGTTACTTTAACCATCGAATGTTAGGAGGGTTCATTTGAGATAATTAGACTACCAACACACGATAATGATAATTACTTGTAATCGAATTTGTTACGTGTAGAGAGAGGGCAAGAGTTTTACGTTCGAAGTGGGTTATAGCCCCCTCGAGGTCGTTCATCAGAAGACAAGAGGCATTCTCTGCAATCCAAGCACTATCTCGCAATGGATATTTTGAAAGAGGTTTCTTGCGCGATCATCTGATCTTTTGTAAAGCCATGCGATCAGTTCGATTTCGATTAGCCGAGGACTCTGATGGACGG
The Drosophila bipectinata strain 14024-0381.07 chromosome 3R, DbipHiC1v2, whole genome shotgun sequence DNA segment above includes these coding regions:
- the Efa6 gene encoding PH and SEC7 domain-containing protein isoform X3; translation: MTEELKVVLRRSEQHSGFGFSLLGTTGPPHVIYDIVENSPAADCGAVEAGDVILKVNGTDVHCYTTKEVLKCLRLSDQLVTLELKRDPKLKARIKEQLANTQSPHYVDIESPNIYDYHSSSAHSSPNHRPASAGGKGTATTPTQSGLRYKSPTHLPSLRQNQNQTQNSSPLQASGSTTTTTTTHTHTHTHSRNSSASSTKIKVVEQSITTSTTSSTGMVGPTSPTGGSGGEATSPTFRPSRIPQALKANAPKPVPVLHSPQHKRPRPSQIPTKASNGTGNGHPATQPPLQHSNSYSGSPVTRPRFSAEKEPDQEREPEPNSAPPQPAKAPRFEAYMMTGDLILNLSRTPQTSNPLPVQTKKVDSLRDSPCRLANPRVNGALAPRASGESSPTSSSSVDSPTNTSSDSIKRDGKLQRKQQKQQPLQQQQQRDSINNSYNRKDSLTNDTLLMCEELERDEEGEQRYHRQQQNTQRYEYYQNEDELEEQEEGEAEEEREEDQTHYGITNIETYQSGLGRGDEDDSDRQCLVDDDDDDEPYDEEENDAGDEDYSTNSLGSGSAKQRLRALKQRTANRHQQRARDAVDCAARSGSGSSSTTVKSEAGGLALDEISFSVPTSPISLSTPLIDKETANSVPTSPEPSSLAPESSSGAGAGAGAGTGVVVRRHNGHVVRKCDAAGFRTSKSEDHLQQIQREGIAAVIPIDIDEDVNSSLNTLLDTRQDSEDSQASDRDRIVWTYNAPLAPHQLAALQRQQQQQEQQFQHHQQQLQQQHLQQQQQLQQQQQHQQQQFYGQQSHSNSHSSSISSSVGSPASPTSVSSSVMSSSGSKGALGSSSNGPVALQQQQQGEREQGGQSVQPPNGIPGLLSCPGNNGAGNGSGGGGSIGVGVHVGGGDQSVSEAISNISSPDYQDDDNLLSSRDILGGMVLSDPSDSDSTILVSDAAALQRQQMKQQLRAQQQREKERDRDRDQSEHKVVIQVRGLDSNHSNSSGRSDDDVVTLTDEPIGTNPVGLRDGSPPVSDDGSDVESLHSYHYSPKAVDLPSAIRLAKRLYSLDGFKKSDVSRHLSKNNDFSRAVADEYLKHFNFKEKSLDQALREFLQQFSLSGETQERERVLVHFSKRFLDCNPGTFNSQDAVHTLTCAIMLLNTDLHGQNMNRKMSCAEFVDNLVDLNDGENFPKDILKYLYQAIKTKPLEWALDEETVDMQQQRAHNAALTNVGENPFLDPPESATAVEYKKGYVMRKCCYDSNFKKTPFGKRSWKMLYCTLRDLVLYLHKDEHGFGKSQMSDNLHNAIRIHHALATTANDYTKKQHVFRLQTADQAEYLFQTSDSKELQSWIETINYVCAAISAPPLEGGVGSQKRFQRPLLPSKQSKLMLKEQLESHEQQLAQLEQDLNEHKRGPIPSKGLPLQNYKEKESYLQYELRRYRTYVSILSAKLLEDQQQLELQAQKPSPAALEEEADTFPVGTTTPQSIILQQPKEQAPKEPQQQQPANRKEKKKK
- the Efa6 gene encoding PH and SEC7 domain-containing protein isoform X6 is translated as MTEELKVVLRRSEQHSGFGFSLLGTTGPPHVIYDIVENSPAADCGAVEAGDVILKVNGTDVHCYTTKEVLKCLRLSDQLVTLELKRDPKLKARIKEQLANTQSPHYVDIESPNIYDYHSSSAHSSPNHRPASAGGKGTATTPTQSGLRYKSPTHLPSLRQNQNQTQNSSPLQASGSTTTTTTTHTHTHTHSRNSSASSTKIKVVEQSITTSTTSSTGMVGPTSPTGGSGGEATSPTFRPSRIPQALKANAPKPVPVLHSPQHKRPRPSQIPTKASNGTGNGHPATQPPLQHSNSYSGSPVTRPRFSAEKEPDQEREPEPNSAPPQPAKAPRFEAYMMTGDLILNLSRTPQTSNPLPVQTKKVDSLRDSPCRLANPRVNGALAPRASGESSPTSSSSVDSPTNTSSDSIKRDGKLQRKQQKQQPLQQQQQRDSINNSYNRKDSLTNDTLLMCEELERDEEGEQRYHRQQQNTQRYEYYQNEDELEEQEEGEAEEEREEDQTHYGITNIETYQSGLGRGDEDDSDRQCLVDDDDDDEPYDEEENDAGDEDYSTNSLGSGSAKQRLRALKQRTANRHQQRARDAVDCAARSGSGSSSTTVKSEAGGLALDEISFSVPTSPISLSTPLIDKETANSVPTSPEPSSLAPESSSGAGAGAGAGTGVVVRRHNGHVVRKCDAAGFRTSKSEDHLQQIQREGIAAVIPIDIDEDVNSSLNTLLDTRQDSEDSQASDRDRIVWTYNAPLAPHQLAALQRQQQQQEQQFQHHQQQLQQQHLQQQQQLQQQQQHQQQQFYGGMVLSDPSDSDSTILVSDAAALQRQQMKQQLRAQQQREKERDRDRDQSEHKVVIQVRGLDSNHSNSSGRSDDDVVTLTDEPIGTNPVGLRDGSPPVSDDGSDVESLHSYHYSPKAVDLPSAIRLAKRLYSLDGFKKSDVSRHLSKNNDFSRAVADEYLKHFNFKEKSLDQALREFLQQFSLSGETQERERVLVHFSKRFLDCNPGTFNSQDAVHTLTCAIMLLNTDLHGQNMNRKMSCAEFVDNLVDLNDGENFPKDILKYLYQAIKTKPLEWALDEETVDMQQQRAHNAALTNVGENPFLDPPESATAVEYKKGYVMRKCCYDSNFKKTPFGKRSWKMLYCTLRDLVLYLHKDEHGFGKSQMSDNLHNAIRIHHALATTANDYTKKQHVFRLQTADQAEYLFQTSDSKELQSWIETINYVCAAISAPPLEGGVGSQKRFQRPLLPSKQSKLMLKEQLESHEQQLAQLEQDLNEHKRGPIPSKGLPLQNYKEKESYLQYELRRYRTYVSILSAKLLEDQQQLELQAQKPSPAALEEEADTFPVGTTTPQSIILQQPKEQAPKEPQQQQPANRKEKKKK